The Eublepharis macularius isolate TG4126 chromosome 11, MPM_Emac_v1.0, whole genome shotgun sequence genome includes a region encoding these proteins:
- the LOC129337374 gene encoding cathelin-like, producing MESRFGRVLLFATALFASTRHAQKRVLGFEEAVSRVVETYNRLEERTSPFRLLKAAAPPEWDAIPQGSQRDLKLTVKETVCDAHQGTPTEECDFKDGGLEKFCSGMYTFEQSSHFIFARCDDAEKELDPNTRGTWEILKKKLIKKFRKGGEKYDSSVAVTIE from the exons ATGGAGAGCCGTTTCGGGAGGGTCCTGCTGTTTGCCACAGCTTTGTTCGCCTCCACACGGCATGCTCAGAAGCGAGTCTTGGGCTTTGAAGAAGCCGTGTCGCGTGTTGTTGAAACCTACAACCGATTGGAAGAGCGAACTTCTCCCTTCCGGCTTCTCAAAGCTGCTGCTCCGCCGGAGTGG GATGCCATACCTCAAGGTTCTCAGCGAGATCTGAAGTTGACCGTTAAAGAAACGGTCTGTGATGCGCATCAGGGAACGCCCACGGAGGAATGTGATTTCAAAGACGGAGGT CTCGAGAAATTCTGCTCTGGAATGTATACCTTTGAGCAGAGCTCTCATTTCATATTTGCAAGGTGTGACGATGCTGAGAAGGAG CTGGATCCCAATACCAGAGGCACCTGggaaattttaaagaaaaaattaatCAAGAAATTCCGCAAAGGTGGGGAGAAATATGATTCATCCGTAGCAGTGACTATCGAATAA
- the LOC129337241 gene encoding uncharacterized protein LOC129337241 isoform X2, whose translation MFSSGAERERDKWGPRFDSPPSTSAAASQANATGRKRKANFSNDETETLVWNVVRHFSALYGSESFRAHPVRRKQLWTQIQSRVNFLGYTERSIDDLKHKWRDLRLDVKKKITAKKPPLVHRPGPPHKPRLTPLEKMVASTFLQPTHDSEPEIVLDPEIFFPGASKQSFMPPQPGASHPGIYIDTNGQPSSLPAMEGSTVPRLAGQSPDPSMICDYSRGEGQSSSESGTELRTPEMSAVSPPLRNESLVSYASMSEEEEQDAAEVEGGMGLQPGLESQLSAEENGKASGRQTMLIRRSNSQGSVTSLPEDPLNPADAHSDWGHDRPSDLPALGRVLGPSQPEEEETANQSAEMGSFPRMLMGPTWEKQDGEQQHSRSPLHVGALTEESLPSSESPQADRVPASQPLPRRMGCSRLREGRRETWRTNIHCLLDMEDQWDQLYHQELAMWQEERAQQREERARDRELQFRLLAVLTDIRDELRHLRQERTAARQERASQTTAPTTVPAATASPPRSDTAAAETSADPIPLFFPLKSEEGLSGPPPVSAGRGEAATATRSPRGTPRRGRGRPRGSTSKHRRLFVTNS comes from the exons ATGTTTTCCTCGGGagcggagagggagagagacaaatGGGGACCTCGGTTTGACTCTCCCCCCTCCACTTCGGCCGCTGCCTCTCAGGCCAATGCGACTGGCCGGAAAAGGAAGGCCAACTTCTCCAATGACGAGACGGAGACTCTGGTCTGGAATGTAGTGCGGCACTTCAGCGCCCTGTATGGATCCGAGTCCTTCCGGGCTCACCCCGTCCGGCGGAAACAGCTCTGGACGCAAATCCAGAGCCGGGTCAACTTCCTGGGCTACACCGAACGGTCCATCGATGACCTCAAACACAAGTGGCGAGACCTGAGGCTGGACGTGAAGAAGAAGATAACGGCCAAGAAGCCCCCTCTTGTACACCGGCCGGGGCCCCCCCACAAGCCGCGCCTCACTCCGCTGGAGAAGATGGTGGCCTCCACCTTTCTGCAGCCCACCCATGATTCAGAACCGGAGATCGTCCTGGATCCAG AGATTTTCTTCCCGGGGGCTTCCAAGCAGTCCTTCATGCCCCCGCAGCCCGGAGCCAGCCACCCCGGCATCTACATCGACACCAACGGGCAGCCCTCCTCCCTGCCGGCCATGGAAGGCTCCACGGTCCCACGGCTGGCTGGCCAAAGCCCTGATCCGTCCATGATTTGTGActacagcagaggggaagggcagaGTAGTTCAG AGTCTGGAACGGAGCTGCGGACCCCGGAAATGTCAGCCGTTTCTCCTCCTCTGAGAAATGAGTCCCTGGTTTCCTACGCGTCCATGTCCGAGGAGGAGGAACAAGACGCTGCAGAGGTAGAGGGTGGGATGGGCTTGCAGCCCGGCCTCGAGTCGCAGCTGTCCGCTGAGGAAAACGGGAAGGCGTCTGGCCGGCAAACCATGCTGATCCGCAGGTCCAACTCACAGGGTTCGGTGACATCCCTGCCGGAGGACCCCCTCAACCCTGCGGATGCCCATTCAGACTGGGGCCACGACAGGCCCTCGGACCTCCCGGCCCTGGGCCGAGTGCTTGGCCCCTCGCagccggaggaggaggaaaccGCCAACCAGAGTGCGGAGATGGGCTCCTTCCCCCGGATGCTGATGGGGCCCACGTGGGAGAAGCAGGATGGAGAGCAGCAACACTCCCGGTCCCCGCTCCACGTCGGGGCGCTCACGGAGGAATCCTTGCCCTCTTCCGAGTCCCCCCAGGCAGACCGGGTGCCGGCTTCGCAGCCCCTGCCACGGAGAATGGGGTGCTCGCGCCTGCGAGAAGGCAGGCGAGAAACATGGAGGACTAATATCCACTGCTTGCTGGACATGGAGGACCAGTGGGACCAGCTGTACCACCAGGAGCTGGCCATGTGGCAAGAGGAGCGGGCGCAACAGCGTGAGGAGCGGGCCCGGGACAGGGAGCTCCAGTTCCGGCTGCTTGCAGTCCTCACCGACATCCGTGACGAACTGAGGCACTTGCGGCAGGAGAGGACGGCGGCCCGGCAGGAGAGGGCTTCCCAGACCACCGCACCAACCACtgtgccagcagccaccgccTCACCTCCACGGTCTGACACTGCAGCCGCAGAGACTTCCGCCGATCCTAtccccctcttcttccccctcAAAAGCGAAGAAGGCCTCTCTGGGCCACCCCCAGTTAGCGCTGGCCGGGGAGAGGCAGCCACAGCTACGAGAAGCCCTCGTGGCACTCCTCGTCGAGGTAGGGGCCGCCCCCGGGGCTCTACGTCCAAACACAGGAGGTTGTTCGTGACCAATAGCTAG
- the LOC129337241 gene encoding uncharacterized protein LOC129337241 isoform X1, whose translation MFSSGAERERDKWGPRFDSPPSTSAAASQANATGRKRKANFSNDETETLVWNVVRHFSALYGSESFRAHPVRRKQLWTQIQSRVNFLGYTERSIDDLKHKWRDLRLDVKKKITAKKPPLVHRPGPPHKPRLTPLEKMVASTFLQPTHDSEPEIVLDPEIFFPGASKQSFMPPQPGASHPGIYIDTNGQPSSLPAMEGSTVPRLAGQSPDPSMICDYSRGEGQSSSAESGTELRTPEMSAVSPPLRNESLVSYASMSEEEEQDAAEVEGGMGLQPGLESQLSAEENGKASGRQTMLIRRSNSQGSVTSLPEDPLNPADAHSDWGHDRPSDLPALGRVLGPSQPEEEETANQSAEMGSFPRMLMGPTWEKQDGEQQHSRSPLHVGALTEESLPSSESPQADRVPASQPLPRRMGCSRLREGRRETWRTNIHCLLDMEDQWDQLYHQELAMWQEERAQQREERARDRELQFRLLAVLTDIRDELRHLRQERTAARQERASQTTAPTTVPAATASPPRSDTAAAETSADPIPLFFPLKSEEGLSGPPPVSAGRGEAATATRSPRGTPRRGRGRPRGSTSKHRRLFVTNS comes from the exons ATGTTTTCCTCGGGagcggagagggagagagacaaatGGGGACCTCGGTTTGACTCTCCCCCCTCCACTTCGGCCGCTGCCTCTCAGGCCAATGCGACTGGCCGGAAAAGGAAGGCCAACTTCTCCAATGACGAGACGGAGACTCTGGTCTGGAATGTAGTGCGGCACTTCAGCGCCCTGTATGGATCCGAGTCCTTCCGGGCTCACCCCGTCCGGCGGAAACAGCTCTGGACGCAAATCCAGAGCCGGGTCAACTTCCTGGGCTACACCGAACGGTCCATCGATGACCTCAAACACAAGTGGCGAGACCTGAGGCTGGACGTGAAGAAGAAGATAACGGCCAAGAAGCCCCCTCTTGTACACCGGCCGGGGCCCCCCCACAAGCCGCGCCTCACTCCGCTGGAGAAGATGGTGGCCTCCACCTTTCTGCAGCCCACCCATGATTCAGAACCGGAGATCGTCCTGGATCCAG AGATTTTCTTCCCGGGGGCTTCCAAGCAGTCCTTCATGCCCCCGCAGCCCGGAGCCAGCCACCCCGGCATCTACATCGACACCAACGGGCAGCCCTCCTCCCTGCCGGCCATGGAAGGCTCCACGGTCCCACGGCTGGCTGGCCAAAGCCCTGATCCGTCCATGATTTGTGActacagcagaggggaagggcagaGTAGTTCAG CAGAGTCTGGAACGGAGCTGCGGACCCCGGAAATGTCAGCCGTTTCTCCTCCTCTGAGAAATGAGTCCCTGGTTTCCTACGCGTCCATGTCCGAGGAGGAGGAACAAGACGCTGCAGAGGTAGAGGGTGGGATGGGCTTGCAGCCCGGCCTCGAGTCGCAGCTGTCCGCTGAGGAAAACGGGAAGGCGTCTGGCCGGCAAACCATGCTGATCCGCAGGTCCAACTCACAGGGTTCGGTGACATCCCTGCCGGAGGACCCCCTCAACCCTGCGGATGCCCATTCAGACTGGGGCCACGACAGGCCCTCGGACCTCCCGGCCCTGGGCCGAGTGCTTGGCCCCTCGCagccggaggaggaggaaaccGCCAACCAGAGTGCGGAGATGGGCTCCTTCCCCCGGATGCTGATGGGGCCCACGTGGGAGAAGCAGGATGGAGAGCAGCAACACTCCCGGTCCCCGCTCCACGTCGGGGCGCTCACGGAGGAATCCTTGCCCTCTTCCGAGTCCCCCCAGGCAGACCGGGTGCCGGCTTCGCAGCCCCTGCCACGGAGAATGGGGTGCTCGCGCCTGCGAGAAGGCAGGCGAGAAACATGGAGGACTAATATCCACTGCTTGCTGGACATGGAGGACCAGTGGGACCAGCTGTACCACCAGGAGCTGGCCATGTGGCAAGAGGAGCGGGCGCAACAGCGTGAGGAGCGGGCCCGGGACAGGGAGCTCCAGTTCCGGCTGCTTGCAGTCCTCACCGACATCCGTGACGAACTGAGGCACTTGCGGCAGGAGAGGACGGCGGCCCGGCAGGAGAGGGCTTCCCAGACCACCGCACCAACCACtgtgccagcagccaccgccTCACCTCCACGGTCTGACACTGCAGCCGCAGAGACTTCCGCCGATCCTAtccccctcttcttccccctcAAAAGCGAAGAAGGCCTCTCTGGGCCACCCCCAGTTAGCGCTGGCCGGGGAGAGGCAGCCACAGCTACGAGAAGCCCTCGTGGCACTCCTCGTCGAGGTAGGGGCCGCCCCCGGGGCTCTACGTCCAAACACAGGAGGTTGTTCGTGACCAATAGCTAG